The Musa acuminata AAA Group cultivar baxijiao chromosome BXJ1-3, Cavendish_Baxijiao_AAA, whole genome shotgun sequence genome window below encodes:
- the LOC135616379 gene encoding large ribosomal subunit protein eL8y-like has translation MGPKRGGKAPVPAKKKPEKVVNPLFEKRPKQFGIGGALPPKRDLHRFVKWPKVVRIQRQRRILKQRLKVPPALHQFTRTLDKNLATNLFKMLLKYRPEDRVAKKERLLKRAQAEAEGKTVEVKKPIVVKYGLNHVTYLIEQNKAQLVVIAHDVDPIELVVWLPALCRKMEIPYCIVKGKARLGAIVHKKTASVLCLTTVKNEDKLEFSKILEAIKANFNDKFDEIRRKWGGGVMGSKSQAKSKSREKLLAKEAAQRMS, from the exons ATG GGCCCAAAGAGAGGTGGGAAAGCGCCCGTACCGGCAAAGAAGAAACCG GAGAAGGTTGTGAACCCTTTGTTCGAGAAGCGCCCGAAGCAGTTCGGAATCGGAGGGGCATTGCCGCCTAAGAGGGATCTTCATCGGTTTGTGAAATGGCCGAAGGTGGTCCGCATTCAGAGACAGAGGAGAATATTGAAGCAGCGATTGAAGGTTCCTCCGGCTCTGCACCAGTTCACTCGGACTTTGGACAAGAATCTTG CTACAAATCTCTTCAAGATGCTTCTCAAATACAGGCCTGAAGACCGAGTTGCAAAGAAGGAAAGGCTGCTGAAGAGGGCGCAAGCTGAGGCTGAAGGGAAAACTGTTGAAGTTAAGAAGCCCATTGTTGTTAAGTATGGGCTCAATCATGTCACTTACCTTATTGAACAG AACAAGGCACAGTTGGTGGTTATTGCTCATGATGTTGACCCAATCGAGCTTGTGGTTTGGCTACCCGCTCTGTGCAGGAAGATGGAGATACCCTATTGTATTGTCAAAGGAAAAGCCCGTTTGGGAGCG ATCGTCCATAAGAAAACAGCATCAGTCTTGTGTCTAACCACTGTGAAGAACGAGGACAAATTGGAATTCAGCAAAATCCTGGAGGCCATTAAG GCCAACTTCAATGACAAGTTCGATGAGATCAGAAGGAAGTGGGGTGGTGGAGTTATGGGTTCCAAATCTCAGGCAA